TGCAGTTAGACAAGTTTGGTCTAAGGATAAAGTAATAATTTTAAGAGTTTCAGCCGAGGATTATACACAAGAAGGCAATCATTCTGATGACTTAGCAGAAATGATAAACATGGTGAAATCAGAAGGATTAGATATAGTTCACGTAAGCTCAGGAGGAGTTGTACCAGTTCCTATTACACCCTATCCAGGCTATCAAATAAGGTTTGCTGAAATAATAAAGGGCAAAACAGGTCTTCCGGTTATAGCTGGTGGACTTGTAACTGCTTCAGATATGGCAGAAGAGATTGTTCAAAACAATAGAGCGGATTTAGTTTTCCTGGGTAGGGAACTATTAAGAAATCCTTATTGGCCATTGAGAGCTGCTCACGAGCTAAGGGCTGAGGTAGAGTGGCCAAAACAATATGATAGAGGTAAGTTCAGAGGATAATAAAAGAGCTCCAATACTTTTGACTGGTATTGGGGCTCCCAATTAATATAGCTTTAAGGGTTTATCTGGAGAAAGACTCTTCCTTTTATAAACTAAGAATAAATGTCGGAAAATTCAATGCTAACTTTTTCAACCTTACTATCAATAGCAGCAGGACTGTATTCCTGGACACCTTCAATGATATCTGGGATTGGATTTATAGGCAGTTCAATTAAAAATTCACTCCCATTTCCTAAATGGCTTTTAGCTGAAATATTTCCTCCATGCATTTCTATAAGAAACTTTACAATAGAAAGTCCAAGTCCGCTGCCTTCTACTTTTCTTCTAAGAGAAGAATCAACTTGTCTAAAGGCTTCAAAAATTTTATCAAGCATATCTTCAGGAATACCTATTCCAGAGTCTTTTACAGAAATAAGTATATTGTCAACATTATCATGTATACTAACCTTAATATTTCCGCCTGGTTCAGTAAACTTGATTGCATTAGATAATAAATTTAATATAACCCTTTCTAGTTTTTCTGCATCACAAGCTGTATATTTTTCTTCTACATCAGTATCAAAAATTAATTCAATTCCTTTACTGCTTGTATAATCAACAACTGAAAGTGTAATATCCTCAATTACCTTTACAATATTGCATTTATTAAGTTCAAGTTTATAATAACCGATTTCAAATTTATTTAAATCTATCAAATTATTAATTAATCTAAGAAGTCTGTAGCAGTTTTGTTTCATAATCTTTAAGTATTTATTCAATGAGGCTCCATTATATAGTTTCTCTAAAAGCTGAACAGAACCAAAAATTATGTTTAATGGGGTTTTTAACTCATGAGATATGGTGGAAAAAAGCTGAGTTTTCAACCTGTTATATTCCTGCGCTTCTTTTAGGAGTTCGCTTTTTTGTGAAACTGTCTCCTCTAACTGACGTATTTTTTTGCGTTCAGTAATATCTCTTATGATACTTGTAATAAAAAAATGACCTTCATTTTTAAAGGAAAAAGCACCAGTTTCAATATCAATCTCTGTTCCATCATGAAGTATTAGTTTGTATTCCGAATAATCCATTACTGACTCATTTTGATGAAGCTTTGCTATTTTTTTAAAGGCTTCGTCCCTGTAGTCGGGATGTATTTTAGCCATAGATCCACTTTTCTTTCCAAGGATATCTTTTTTGCTCTGCTTCAATAATTTAGAAGCTGCTTGATTTACTAAAAACAATTTGTTATCCCTATATACTAAGATACCGTCAGGAAGAAGCTCTATAAGTCTTCTATAGAGCTTCTGGTTTCTTATAAGTTTGTTTTCAAGAATAGATTTTTGCGTGATATCTCTAAAATTTATAACAGTACCTATAGGCTTATTATTGAGTATAAGTGGATGAGAGTATCTCTCCAAAACTCTTCCATTTTTTAAATATATAATATCTTTATATTCAACGGATATATCAATTATTTTTCTTGTACTTAATATGAAAGCTTCAGGGTCCACTAATTGATTCTTTAAATAATGCGTAATTTTCCATATATCTTTTTCTAATATAGCCTTTTGGGGTATATTCCATAATTCATTAAACCTTTTATTAATATGAAGAATTTCTTCATTATAATCGATTACCAATATTCCATCAGTAGCTGATTGCAAGATTGCTTCCAATATAGTCTTACTATTTTTTAAGTTCTGTTCATACAGTACCGTATCCCTTATTCTAAGCTCTTCAATAAGCTCTTCTTTAGTTTTGTCTTCGTAACACATCTCAATCCCCCTGAGAAATATATACCATTTCTACAAATAATTCCAAATACCTAATATTATACATACTTATCTATACAAATTCAACGAGATATGTGTCGAATAAAAAATGTCAAAAAATAAAAATAGCGGCTATTATCTAGCCGCTTATTTTATGCAGTTAATTTAACTTTGCCAGAGGCTTCAGCATTGAAAGCTTCTCTGTCAAATTCTCCTTCAGAGTCTGCAACCAGTAGTGCAGCTACAGAAGCTCCAGTAACATTTGTTGCAGTTCTTGCCATATCTATTACTGCATCCACTCCAAGAAGCATTGCTATACCTTCAACAGGAAGTCCCATACTTGCAAGAACTACTGTTGACATAATGGAAGCGGTTCCTGGAACACCAGCAGTACCAAAGGATGCGATTGTAGTTACTAATATAAGAATAACGTACTTGCCAGGTGATAGAGGCATTCCATAAACATTAGCTATAAACATTGCAGCCATTACTGGGTAAAGACCACCGCAAGCATTCATACCCATGGAAGCTCCCATTGGAGCAACAAAGTTTGCAATTTTTTCAGAGATTCTTACTTTCTTAGTCAAGCTCTTTATAGTAGCGGGTAAGGTTCCGTAGCTGCTTCTTGTAGTAAATGCAACTACCTGTGCTGGATAAATAGCCTTAAAGAACTTCAATGGATTTACCTTAGCAACAAAAGCTAAAAGTCCTGTGTGTACTACTGCAACCTGTATTATGCAGGCTATATAAACTGCTATAACAAACTTTCCAAGAGGTAATAGTGTTGAAAGTCCATATTTTGCAGAAACTGTAGCCATAAGGCCAAATACACCATAAGGGGTAATGTCAAGCACAATATCCGTAATTCTAAACATAACTTGAGCAAAACCATTTATAACAGAAATTACTGGTTTTATAACTTCAGGCTTTTTAGCATTTTCTATAGCTATAGCAACTCCAACAAACATAGAGAATACTATAACTGGAATTATTTTTGCATTTGCAGCATCTGCTATAGGATTTGAAGGTGATAAATCGACTAATACCTTTCCAAAAGTAGGTATTTCCTTAGCCTTGTAGGAAGCATCCTTAACAAGTTGAACTCCAGAACTAGGATCAGTAACAAGACTAACTAGTAAGCCAATTACGCAAGCTATTGCAGTTGTTGCTACAAGCCATGCTAAAGTTTTAACACCAATGCTCTTAATTTTATCTGGTCCCTCAAGATTAGTTATACTTGAGATAATAGCTGATGTAACTAAAGGAATAACAAGCATCTTAATCAAGTTAATATATATCTGACCTAGAGGTTCTATGATTAAAGTTGTTTTTGCAAATGCTGCACCAACAGCAACACCTAGAATCATTCCTATTAAAACTCTATTTCCAAAGCTTACTTTTTTTCTACCTAAAAAGTATAAAAAACCGACTAATAATGCTGAAACTAATAAAACAATATATTGTGAATTCATTATAAAGCCTCCTAAAAATTTGTGTTAAATTAATTTGTAAATAGATTAAAGCTTACCGCTTGTATACAGGCGCCTTAGTATACAAGCAAAATAAAAAACCTCCTGCCTCGGTATAAATATATACAGAGGCAGAAGGTATACTTCCGCGGTTCCACTCTGATTAGGCGTAAAACGCCCATCTCTCATCAGACACATGCATGTCATAGCTCTATAACGGGAGCATCCGTATCAGCCTACTATTCTTCGGCCTACTGCTCACAGGGGCACTTCAACCATTTTCCAACATAAAGCTTTCTCAGCCTAGAAGCTTCTCTCTGTATGTGTCCTACAGTCTACTTTTCCTGATCACTGCATTTAAATTACAATTCATAGTGAATTACTATGAATTAATTATAAAAGCAAAATGTTAAAAAATCAATAGTTATTTTAATAAATTATTATTAAAGTGTTAGCGAATGTTTACCAATTTAGTCATATTTGATAAAATAGTAGTGAGTATTTAGCAAAGGAGAGCAATGATGACAAAACAACTAAAAGCTGACTTAAGCTTGCTTGCAGTAACGGTAGTATGGGGAGCCAGCTTTCCAATTATGAGTATAGCATTTAAGAGTGTACCGCCCTATTCCTTTATAGCAATGAGGTATATACTATCAGGTCTAATCTTGGGTATATTTTTTATAAAAAGGTTTAACAATTTTAGCAGGGAAATGCTTAAGCCTGGAATTCTTATAGGTATAGCATTAGGAATAGGATGTATACTTCAAGCTGTTGGATTGACTTATACAACTCCAAGTAAATCAGGCTTTATAACTGGACTGAATGTTGTGCTTGTTCCTATTTTTATAGCTTTTATATATAAAAAAATTCCTGATTTTAAAACAAACCTTGGAGTTGTACTTTCAGTTTCTGGCTTAGCTCTAATGTCTATTAGTGGTAAAGTCGGTATAAATTTTGGCGATTTTTTAACCCTTTTAAGTGCTGTTGCCTTTGCGGTGCAAATAATTTTAGTTGATAAGTTTGCAAAGGATAGTGATTTGGCAGTATTAACTACCATAGAGTTCTTAGTGGTAGGATTTCTGTCTTCAGTACCAGCAGCTTTTATTGAAGGCTTTAAAATAAATCTAAACTTATTTGCAGTGGGAGCAATTATTTTTACAGCGCTCTTTTGTACAATCTTTGCTTATGGACTGCAAAATGTTGCTCAGGCTTATACAACACCAACACATACTGCAATAATATTTCTAGCTGAGCCAGTGTTCAGTGCTATATTTTCCGTTTTTATTGGAGATAAATTAAGTGGAAGAACCTCTTGGGGATGTTCTTTGATACTGCTTGGAATGATTATTATAAATCTAAAGATAGATAGAAAGGGTGACTAGAATGAGAATACTTTATTATGATTGTTTTTCTGGGATAAGCGGAGATATGAATTTAGGCGCACTTATAGACTTAGGTGTGAATAGGGATTATCTTGTTAATGAGCTTGGAAAACTTAATGTACATGGATATAAAATTGAGGTCAAAACTGATGAAAGAAAAGGTATAACAGGAACAAAGGTTAAGGTTACACTTGAAAGTGAAGAACACGAATATCATCATCATCAACATGAGCATGAATCTCATCATTATAACCATGAAC
The genomic region above belongs to Clostridium swellfunianum and contains:
- a CDS encoding sensor histidine kinase — translated: MCYEDKTKEELIEELRIRDTVLYEQNLKNSKTILEAILQSATDGILVIDYNEEILHINKRFNELWNIPQKAILEKDIWKITHYLKNQLVDPEAFILSTRKIIDISVEYKDIIYLKNGRVLERYSHPLILNNKPIGTVINFRDITQKSILENKLIRNQKLYRRLIELLPDGILVYRDNKLFLVNQAASKLLKQSKKDILGKKSGSMAKIHPDYRDEAFKKIAKLHQNESVMDYSEYKLILHDGTEIDIETGAFSFKNEGHFFITSIIRDITERKKIRQLEETVSQKSELLKEAQEYNRLKTQLFSTISHELKTPLNIIFGSVQLLEKLYNGASLNKYLKIMKQNCYRLLRLINNLIDLNKFEIGYYKLELNKCNIVKVIEDITLSVVDYTSSKGIELIFDTDVEEKYTACDAEKLERVILNLLSNAIKFTEPGGNIKVSIHDNVDNILISVKDSGIGIPEDMLDKIFEAFRQVDSSLRRKVEGSGLGLSIVKFLIEMHGGNISAKSHLGNGSEFLIELPINPIPDIIEGVQEYSPAAIDSKVEKVSIEFSDIYS
- a CDS encoding dicarboxylate/amino acid:cation symporter, whose product is MNSQYIVLLVSALLVGFLYFLGRKKVSFGNRVLIGMILGVAVGAAFAKTTLIIEPLGQIYINLIKMLVIPLVTSAIISSITNLEGPDKIKSIGVKTLAWLVATTAIACVIGLLVSLVTDPSSGVQLVKDASYKAKEIPTFGKVLVDLSPSNPIADAANAKIIPVIVFSMFVGVAIAIENAKKPEVIKPVISVINGFAQVMFRITDIVLDITPYGVFGLMATVSAKYGLSTLLPLGKFVIAVYIACIIQVAVVHTGLLAFVAKVNPLKFFKAIYPAQVVAFTTRSSYGTLPATIKSLTKKVRISEKIANFVAPMGASMGMNACGGLYPVMAAMFIANVYGMPLSPGKYVILILVTTIASFGTAGVPGTASIMSTVVLASMGLPVEGIAMLLGVDAVIDMARTATNVTGASVAALLVADSEGEFDREAFNAEASGKVKLTA
- a CDS encoding DMT family transporter; the protein is MTKQLKADLSLLAVTVVWGASFPIMSIAFKSVPPYSFIAMRYILSGLILGIFFIKRFNNFSREMLKPGILIGIALGIGCILQAVGLTYTTPSKSGFITGLNVVLVPIFIAFIYKKIPDFKTNLGVVLSVSGLALMSISGKVGINFGDFLTLLSAVAFAVQIILVDKFAKDSDLAVLTTIEFLVVGFLSSVPAAFIEGFKINLNLFAVGAIIFTALFCTIFAYGLQNVAQAYTTPTHTAIIFLAEPVFSAIFSVFIGDKLSGRTSWGCSLILLGMIIINLKIDRKGD